In Myxococcales bacterium, the genomic window CAGCGGTCGCGGAGCTCGAGGCGCAGATCGCCGCCATCGGGGCCGGGAAACAACCCGAGGCCAAGGTGTTCCCGTCGCAGATGGCGATGAACGTGCTCTCGGACTGGAAGGCCGGCGAGAACGGCTACAGCGAAGAGGAGCTGAAGCTGGTCAACGAGACGCGCAAGATCATGGGCGATGCCGAGATCGGCGTGACCCCGACCTGTGTGCGAGTGCCGGTGGTGACGGGCCACAGTGAGAGTGTTCACGTGCAGTTCCGGCGGCCGTTGACCGCCGCGCGCGCGCGGGAGCTCTTGCGCAACGCCCCGGGAGTAGAGCTGGTGGACGACGGCGACTACGCCCCGGGCAAGGAGCCACAGCCGCTCCACTCGGCCAACACCGACCCGGTCTACGTCGGTCGCATTCGTGACGATCTGGCGGTGCCGGGCGCGCTGAATCTGTGGATCGTTGCCGACAACCTGCGCAAGGGCGCGGCGCTCAACGCCGTGCAGATCGCCGAGCTCATCGCATGACCGAGTCTCGCCGCCCCAGCTCCCCCGGCGCCGAGGAGATCCTCGGCCTCTACTTCCCGGTGCTCGATCACGGCTTCGTCTCGCTGGTCGATTACATGGGCACCGACGAGTGCATCGAACGCGCGGCCCGCGTGAGCTACGGCTACGGCACCCGCAAGGCGCAGCTCACCCGAGGCCTGTTGCGCTACCTGCGCCGCCACCTGCACACCACCCCGACCGAGATGGTCGAGCTCAAATTCCACTGTTGCATGCCGATGTTCGTGGCGCGGCAGTGGATCCGGCACAGAACGGCCTGCCTGGCCGGCGACGCCCAGCTGTATTTCGACCTTCCCGGCGCCCAGCTGCGCGGCGGACGACAGCGACACAACGTGGCGATCGCCGACTTCCACCGCATGTGGACGACGGGAACGGAACACCCCATCGCCAAGAAGAAGCCGCTCTTCGTGAGCCGGATCGATGCCGAGTCGGAGTACACGATTCCGGAGCTCGCGCGGCTGGTCGAGCGGCGCGAGGAGACTCTGCGAGAGTACGTTCGCAGCGGCGCGCTCGACTCGCGGAGGGGCGCGCCGGCTTCCCGCGAGGCGCCCGCCACCACTTCGGCTGTTCCCCTCCCGGGACCTCCGGGGGTCGTCACGAAGCGCGTCACCCTGGTTTCTGGTCGCGCTTGGCACGCCTTTGCCCTGCGGCAACCGACGGCGAAGGTCCCGATGCGCGAGCGCCTCTCGAAGATGCGCCTTCGCAGCTGCGATGAGAAGACCGGGGAGATCATCCACACCCAGATCGTCGATGTCTGGGAGAGCGGGGTGAAGCCGGTGTTCCGCGTGACGCTGGAAAACGGATACTCCCTCGAGATGTCGAAGGACCATCGGTGCCTCACCGAGCGTGGTTGGCTGACGTTGGAGCAAGCGACCGGCCTCCAGCTGTCGGAGCGCGGGTCGGTGAGCTGGAGGCAGGAGGCGCCCGCATTCTCGGTCAACGGAGCACCGGCGTATCGCGATCGCGAGTGGCTCGGCGCGCAGCGCGCGGCCGGGCTCAGCGTCGACGAGATCGCCCAGAAGGCCGGGATTTCTTACCACTCGATTCGCAAGTATCTGAAGCTGTTTGGTCTTGGATTCACGGCTGGAGAAAAGGCACGCCTGTCCGGGCTCACGCAGCGCGGGCAGAGGCGCACGTCAACCAAACCCAGGACGCTGAGCCCGGAGCATCTCGCCACCATTCGTCGCGCCCGATCGGGGACCGCCTCCAACTTCTGGAAAGGCGGGACATCGACCGAGCGCGAGAGCATCGGACGCTGGACGACTCAGGCGGCCGCACGCGTGCACGCGCGGTTCGGGTACGCCTGTGCCGTCTGCGCCGCCAAAGGCCGACTCCACGCCCACCACGTCGATCCGGTTTGGCACAACCCGTCGCGCGCGCGCGACGAGCAAAATCTCATCTCCCTCTGCAGGCAGTGCCACGACCGCTTGCACGCCGACAACCTCGAGCTCGCGCTGCTCGAGGCCGTCGCGTCGGGTTCCAGACTAGAGGGCTTCTGGAGCGGACGCGAGAGGCAACCTCGTCCGAAGGCCAAGCGCGGCCCGGCAACGACTCGCCTGGTGCGACGTTTCTCCAAGGTCGCTCGCATCGAATACGTGGGGCAACAGATGACCTACGACCTCGAGGTCGCCGGTCCCTACCACAACTTCGTCGCCAACGGCTTCGTCGTCCACAACAGCGTGAACGAGTACAGCGGGCGGTACTCACTCATGCCGATGCTGTTCTACACACCCAGCGAAGCGCAGCTTCAGACCCAGAGCGCCCAGAACAACCAGGGGCGCAGCGGGCAGAGTGTGCCGACGGAGCAGTACCAGGAGGCCATCACACGCTGGAACGAGATCCGGCGCCTGTCACAGTCGGCCTACGAGTGGATGACCAACGAGGAGATCGCGCGGGAGCTGGCCCGCATCGATCTGCCGCTTTCGACCTACACGCAGTGGTACTGGAAGATCGATCTGCACAACCTGCAGCACTTCCTCAAGCTACGAGTGGACACCCACGCTCAGTGGGAGATCCAGGAGTACGGGCGTGTGATGGCCGGCATGCTCAAGAAGCTCGCGCCGCACTCGTACGAAGCGTGGATCGACTACGACGTGTGTGGCGCGCGCATGAGCCGGATGGAGCTCGACGCACTTCGCAAGCTCGTGGAGGAAAGCGAGCAGGGACTTTCGGCG contains:
- the thyX gene encoding FAD-dependent thymidylate synthase is translated as MTESRRPSSPGAEEILGLYFPVLDHGFVSLVDYMGTDECIERAARVSYGYGTRKAQLTRGLLRYLRRHLHTTPTEMVELKFHCCMPMFVARQWIRHRTACLAGDAQLYFDLPGAQLRGGRQRHNVAIADFHRMWTTGTEHPIAKKKPLFVSRIDAESEYTIPELARLVERREETLREYVRSGALDSRRGAPASREAPATTSAVPLPGPPGVVTKRVTLVSGRAWHAFALRQPTAKVPMRERLSKMRLRSCDEKTGEIIHTQIVDVWESGVKPVFRVTLENGYSLEMSKDHRCLTERGWLTLEQATGLQLSERGSVSWRQEAPAFSVNGAPAYRDREWLGAQRAAGLSVDEIAQKAGISYHSIRKYLKLFGLGFTAGEKARLSGLTQRGQRRTSTKPRTLSPEHLATIRRARSGTASNFWKGGTSTERESIGRWTTQAAARVHARFGYACAVCAAKGRLHAHHVDPVWHNPSRARDEQNLISLCRQCHDRLHADNLELALLEAVASGSRLEGFWSGRERQPRPKAKRGPATTRLVRRFSKVARIEYVGQQMTYDLEVAGPYHNFVANGFVVHNSVNEYSGRYSLMPMLFYTPSEAQLQTQSAQNNQGRSGQSVPTEQYQEAITRWNEIRRLSQSAYEWMTNEEIARELARIDLPLSTYTQWYWKIDLHNLQHFLKLRVDTHAQWEIQEYGRVMAGMLKKLAPHSYEAWIDYDVCGARMSRMELDALRKLVEESEQGLSARADARLDTAALEAVGLSKRELTELRAKLAPATRPDFELDLSQARSAEHFAERMNAAVPKVERAPTE
- a CDS encoding aspartate-semialdehyde dehydrogenase, producing the protein MSMVVAVVGATGAVGREMLRTLERRDFHADRVVALASGKSAGMKLPFRGAELTVEELTPKSFDGVKIALFSAGASVSREFGPIAAAAGAVVIDNSSAWRMDAEVPLVVPEVNPQAVMHRKKGIIANPNCSTIQLVVALKPLHDEAHIKHIIVSTYQATSGKGHAAVAELEAQIAAIGAGKQPEAKVFPSQMAMNVLSDWKAGENGYSEEELKLVNETRKIMGDAEIGVTPTCVRVPVVTGHSESVHVQFRRPLTAARARELLRNAPGVELVDDGDYAPGKEPQPLHSANTDPVYVGRIRDDLAVPGALNLWIVADNLRKGAALNAVQIAELIA